Within Nitrospirota bacterium, the genomic segment AGGCGACACCACAGAGGATGGCGATTCTAAAGGTGCTTGAGGGTAATACATCCCATCCCTCTGCAGAGGAGATATACAGAGAAGTGCTAAAGGACTATCCAACCGTCTCCTTTGCAACGGTTTACAATACCCTTCAGGTACTTAAAGACAGCAGAGAAGTACTTGAGCTTAATATTGACAGAGATAAGAATCGCTATGACCCGAACACAAACCCTCATTACCATATAATCTGTACTGAATGTAAAAAGGTCGAGGATATATTTACTAAAGAAATTATAGAACCTGATATACCATCTGAGATTAAAAGGCGATTTAAGATTACCAGATTAAGTATACAGTTCTACGGTATATGCAGGGAATGTCAGCAAAGAGAGAAGGAGGTGAGGGGAAAGACAGCTAAAAGTTAAAAGTTGAAAGTTTAAAGTTTACATAAATCAAAATACCATAAGGAGGAACAAAAGATGGCTGATTTAATTAATGAAGTCCAATTAGGGGTCGCAAAAGGAACGGTAGTTGAAGATGATGTTAAGATGAACTTTCAGGGTGAATGCTCTGAGGTAGGACTCTATCTTGCAATGG encodes:
- a CDS encoding transcriptional repressor yields the protein MKVDASKYRDKGLKATPQRMAILKVLEGNTSHPSAEEIYREVLKDYPTVSFATVYNTLQVLKDSREVLELNIDRDKNRYDPNTNPHYHIICTECKKVEDIFTKEIIEPDIPSEIKRRFKITRLSIQFYGICRECQQREKEVRGKTAKS